A genomic stretch from Malus domestica chromosome 15, GDT2T_hap1 includes:
- the LOC103400242 gene encoding U-box domain-containing protein 11-like gives MPAPALKPVLPTMSAPRVREAIRQYLSEAQSDSHEVQQKALQTLVSITKVSPQNRSLVSQTEGAIPALLALSKSSSDSIQVLSLSVLFNLSLNPDLKQSLADIKTLKHLNSIIASLTSAESGKVASSLVCSLAMLDKNKAKFGVAGTIQLLVKVISGPRGPATHHLLSSLAELVRFHGNCTLAVREGAVQALIQVVGSSDSEDLAGTSLQVLGLLARFDEGLNALSKTDQIVGSMVEVLKGRCMLSKEGAAEILLLLFDESEGCVRDALRLPNFSTLVADISVRGSPRAREKAALLMKKIMEDDLDSYVDGNPMFSQW, from the coding sequence ATGCCTGCCCCTGCTCTGAAACCAGTACTCCCAACAATGTCAGCTCCTCGGGTTCGCGAGGCAATCAGGCAGTATCTCTCGGAGGCTCAGTCGGATTCTCACGAAGTGCAGCAGAAAGCTCTCCAGACTTTAGTTTCCATCACCAAGGTGAGTCCCCAAAACAGGAGCTTGGTTTCACAGACAGAAGGAGCCATCCCCGCTTTACTTGCCCTCTCGAAATCTTCCTCCGACAGCATTCAGGTTCTCTCGCTGTCTGTCCTCTTCAACCTGTCCCTGAATCCGGATCTGAAGCAATCTCTTGCGGATATTAAAACCCTTAAACATCTGAATTCGATAATTGCCTCTTTGACCTCCGCGGAGTCCGGCAAGGTAGCTTCCTCTCTGGTTTGCAGTTTGGCAATGCTTGACAAGAACAAGGCCAAGTTTGGCGTAGCAGGCACCATCCAGTTACTAGTCAAGGTCATTTCCGGCCCTCGCGGTCCTGCCACCCATCACCTCCTCAGCTCTCTAGCTGAGCTTGTTCGGTTTCACGGGAACTGCACTTTGGCAGTGAGAGAAGGAGCTGTTCAAGCGCTCATCCAAGTGGTGGGGAGCAGTGACAGCGAGGATCTAGCCGGAACTTCTCTCCAGGTTCTTGGCCTTCTTGCTAGGTTTGATGAAGGACTGAATGCTTTGAGCAAAACCGACCAGATTGTGGGCTCAATGGTAGAAGTGTTAAAAGGGAGGTGCATGCTGAGTAAGGAAGGCGCGGCTGAAATCCTGCTGCTCCTGTTTGATGAAAGTGAGGGCTGCGTGAGAGACGCTTTGAGGCTGCCGAACTTCTCAACTTTGGTAGCTGATATTTCGGTCAGAGGATCACCGAGAGCCCGAGAGAAGGCGGCGTTGCTGATGAAGAAGATCATGGAGGATGACTTGGATTCTTATGTTGATGGAAACCCCATGTTTTCTCAGTGGTAA
- the LOC103456176 gene encoding cytochrome c oxidase subunit 5b-2, mitochondrial-like, whose protein sequence is MWRRVASTSSAQLQNLAASASRRSSSLNHTRRFVIPSASSPSSTPLAKSAPPSSPHIASASTSALKKNPQEVHPAATGHELEELAAELEGRDVLEINYPVGPFGTKEAPAIVKSVYDKRIVGCPGIEGGEDEHDVVWFWLEKGKIYECPVCTQVFKLEVVGKGGPPDGHH, encoded by the exons ATGTGGAGGCGCGTGGCATCTACTTCCTCGGCTCAGCTCCAAAACCTCGCCGCCTCAGCCTCACGCAGATCCTCGTCTCTCAATCACACCCGTCGGTTCGTAATCCCCTCGGCGTCTTCCCCTTCGTCGACGCCGTTGGCCAAATCCGCGCCTCCCTCTTCCCCCCACATTGCCTCCGCTTCCACCTCCG CTCTCAAGAAAAACCCTCAAGAAGTTCATCCGGCTGCTACCGGTCACGAGCTTGAGGAACTTGCTGCCGAGCTTGAG GGAAGGGACGTTCTTGAAATCAATTATCCGGTTGGTCCCTTCGGTACCAAG GAAGCACCTGCAATCGTCAAGTCTGTCTATGACAAAAGAATAGTTGGATGCCCTGGTATCGAGGGAGGAG AAGATGAGCACGATGTCGTGTGGTTTTGGCTGGAGAAAGGAAAGATATATGAATGCCCTGTCTGTACTCAAGTTTTTAAG CTGGAAGTGGTAGGCAAAGGGGGTCCTCCAGATGGTCATCATTGA